From Pseudomonas sp. G.S.17, the proteins below share one genomic window:
- a CDS encoding phage antirepressor KilAC domain-containing protein: MSSSDIADLTGKLHAHVIRDIRVMLKALADDPVLDHVVEDKDSRGYTENYHLNRELTETLVTGYSVPLRLKVIRRLHELEDALVRPSFDIASLNDPKVLLALLTDNVRKVVSLEADNTELSHENTMLEQKVVADAPKVDFFNAVTVTHETYSVGEAAKLIGTGQKRLMDFLRQKRWVTLRKNEPMQAPIESGYLTAKLSTFEHPENGKTTVATARVTGKGLTKIRALWSARDADLLGGAL; the protein is encoded by the coding sequence ATGAGCAGTTCGGATATTGCTGATCTGACAGGGAAGCTTCACGCCCATGTCATTCGCGACATTCGCGTCATGCTTAAGGCGCTGGCCGATGATCCAGTTCTGGATCATGTCGTTGAAGACAAGGATTCCCGTGGCTACACAGAAAACTACCACCTCAATCGTGAACTGACCGAAACCCTGGTCACCGGCTATAGCGTGCCGCTTCGACTCAAGGTGATCCGTCGCCTTCACGAGCTTGAGGATGCTCTGGTCAGGCCGTCGTTCGATATCGCCAGCCTAAACGACCCAAAGGTACTGCTGGCTTTATTGACCGACAACGTACGCAAGGTAGTCTCCCTGGAGGCTGACAACACCGAACTCAGCCATGAAAACACCATGCTTGAGCAGAAGGTGGTCGCCGACGCACCAAAGGTCGACTTCTTCAATGCCGTAACCGTAACCCACGAAACCTACTCAGTGGGCGAGGCTGCCAAGCTGATCGGTACAGGCCAGAAACGCCTGATGGATTTCCTGCGCCAGAAACGCTGGGTCACTCTGCGTAAAAACGAACCCATGCAAGCCCCTATTGAGTCCGGTTACCTGACCGCGAAGCTCAGCACCTTCGAGCACCCAGAGAACGGCAAGACCACTGTTGCCACTGCTCGCGTGACCGGAAAGGGTCTGACCAAGATCCGCGCCTTGTGGTCCGCACGCGATGCCGACCTGCTGGGAGGTGCATTGTGA
- a CDS encoding DnaT-like ssDNA-binding domain-containing protein, with amino-acid sequence MAGDWIKFELTTMDKPEVCLIADLAGIDPDAVVGKLMRVWAWFDQQTENGNAPSVSKKLLDRSVGVTGFCDHMKSVGWMAEAEGVISLPHFERHNGKTAKNRLLTAKRVASHKAGNAKGNARIVTSALPKEDVDVEKNKDQHNSLSAHEALVAETFGGLEPAGIVLEDEEPKADPIPIDTKAPSEMTLDWQPNQSLLKNYALRMTLPVSVFTDEATASFVCHYTASGRLETQDAWVALLVKWIKSDRNQASNVRQFPARRQSTEPDFDSNAWAEGLVVSP; translated from the coding sequence ATGGCCGGAGACTGGATCAAGTTCGAGCTCACCACTATGGATAAGCCGGAGGTCTGCCTGATCGCAGATTTGGCCGGGATTGATCCTGATGCGGTGGTGGGGAAGCTTATGCGTGTTTGGGCCTGGTTTGATCAGCAAACCGAAAATGGTAACGCTCCGAGCGTTAGTAAAAAGTTACTCGATCGTTCGGTAGGCGTTACCGGTTTCTGCGATCACATGAAGTCAGTGGGTTGGATGGCTGAAGCCGAAGGTGTGATAAGCCTTCCTCATTTTGAGCGTCACAACGGGAAGACCGCTAAAAACAGGCTTCTCACGGCAAAACGCGTCGCAAGCCACAAAGCAGGTAACGCAAAAGGTAACGCTCGCATCGTTACTTCTGCGTTACCTAAAGAAGATGTAGATGTAGAGAAGAATAAAGATCAACACAACTCTCTCTCTGCGCACGAAGCGCTCGTCGCCGAAACGTTCGGCGGATTGGAGCCGGCCGGAATTGTGCTGGAGGACGAAGAGCCAAAAGCCGACCCCATTCCTATCGATACCAAAGCGCCATCGGAAATGACGCTGGACTGGCAGCCAAACCAGAGCCTCCTGAAAAACTACGCGCTGCGCATGACGCTTCCGGTGAGCGTGTTTACGGATGAAGCAACAGCTTCGTTCGTTTGCCACTACACGGCATCTGGCCGGTTGGAGACGCAAGACGCCTGGGTTGCTCTGCTGGTGAAGTGGATTAAGTCTGACCGCAACCAGGCCAGTAACGTGCGCCAGTTCCCGGCGCGCCGCCAAAGCACGGAGCCTGACTTCGACAGCAATGCCTGGGCCGAAGGGCTTGTGGTGAGCCCATGA
- a CDS encoding DUF1364 domain-containing protein encodes MSKQTKLTKAARGRDCMVRLPGCPNDTETTVLAHYRLAGTCGIGIKPNNLQGAWCCAWCHDRIDGRAKHDMPRDEMRLYHAEGVIRTNDTLVGEGVIAA; translated from the coding sequence ATGAGCAAACAAACCAAGCTCACCAAGGCGGCGCGCGGCCGGGACTGCATGGTTCGTCTTCCTGGCTGCCCGAACGATACGGAAACGACCGTGCTCGCCCATTACCGACTGGCCGGCACCTGCGGCATAGGCATCAAGCCGAACAACCTGCAAGGAGCCTGGTGCTGCGCCTGGTGCCATGACCGCATTGATGGCCGAGCCAAGCACGACATGCCGCGTGACGAAATGCGGCTGTACCACGCTGAGGGCGTTATCAGGACGAACGACACTCTCGTTGGCGAAGGAGTGATCGCCGCATGA
- a CDS encoding terminase, with amino-acid sequence MKPEHIKLLRDKYWRLNHLYFVTNEDGKQVRFRMRPEQVEYFSGLHTRNLILKARQIGFTTAQCIIQLDAALFEAAKCALIAHTLPDAHRLFREKVKYAYDNLPAEIRAANPARNDAAGELVFSKGGSLYVSTSFRGGTLRYLHVSEFGKICAKAPYKAREIVTGAFEAVAADCFITIESTAEGRAGYFFDYSQSAEKQALSGTPLGKLDWKFFFFTWWTAPKYSLDADDVVIPQRLTDYFNELLAKHGIVTSPGQRAWYAAKEKTLGDDMKREYPSIPTEAFQQSVEGAYYAKQFAKLYANKRIGVIPNNSHQPVMTFWDIGVGDSTAIWFVRQIGTEYHVIDYYENSGEGLRHYMKVLKDKGYTYSEHWGPHDIENREFGSDAKSRKDIAKEGYEIDGERYSIKFQVVPRTGVDDGIESAREILALCVFDESKCEEGIGHLENYRKEWDENRGCWKDKPFHDSTSHGSDAFRYFAVAKTKRIRTASTSPLRI; translated from the coding sequence ATGAAGCCTGAGCACATAAAGCTGCTCCGGGACAAATACTGGCGTTTGAATCACCTGTACTTCGTGACAAATGAGGACGGCAAGCAAGTCCGCTTTCGCATGCGACCAGAACAGGTTGAGTATTTCTCGGGACTGCACACACGGAACCTGATCCTCAAGGCTCGCCAGATTGGTTTCACGACCGCCCAGTGCATCATCCAGCTAGATGCGGCCCTATTTGAGGCTGCCAAGTGCGCGCTGATCGCTCACACCCTTCCTGACGCTCACAGGCTGTTCAGGGAGAAAGTGAAATACGCCTACGACAACCTGCCCGCCGAGATACGCGCAGCTAACCCAGCGCGCAATGACGCGGCCGGGGAGCTTGTATTCAGCAAAGGCGGATCGCTTTACGTCTCCACGTCATTCCGGGGCGGCACGCTGCGCTATCTGCACGTGTCCGAGTTCGGGAAGATCTGCGCCAAGGCTCCATACAAGGCAAGGGAGATCGTAACGGGCGCGTTCGAGGCAGTAGCTGCAGACTGCTTCATCACTATTGAGTCGACCGCTGAAGGTCGTGCTGGCTACTTCTTCGACTACTCGCAGAGTGCCGAGAAGCAAGCGCTATCGGGCACGCCGCTGGGTAAGCTGGACTGGAAGTTCTTCTTTTTCACTTGGTGGACTGCGCCGAAGTATTCGCTGGACGCGGATGATGTCGTCATCCCGCAACGCCTGACCGACTACTTCAACGAGCTGCTGGCCAAGCATGGGATCGTCACGAGTCCCGGTCAGCGTGCTTGGTATGCCGCCAAAGAGAAAACACTCGGCGACGACATGAAGCGGGAATACCCGTCGATACCGACCGAGGCCTTCCAGCAGTCTGTCGAAGGGGCCTATTACGCCAAGCAGTTCGCCAAGCTGTACGCGAACAAGCGGATTGGCGTCATTCCGAACAACAGTCACCAGCCGGTGATGACGTTCTGGGACATCGGTGTCGGCGACTCAACGGCCATCTGGTTCGTGCGTCAGATCGGTACCGAATACCACGTGATCGACTACTACGAGAACTCCGGCGAAGGCCTGCGCCATTACATGAAGGTGCTTAAGGATAAGGGTTACACCTACTCCGAGCACTGGGGGCCGCACGACATCGAGAACCGGGAGTTCGGCAGCGATGCCAAGAGCCGCAAGGACATCGCCAAAGAGGGCTACGAGATCGATGGCGAGCGGTATTCCATCAAGTTCCAGGTCGTTCCAAGGACTGGCGTCGATGACGGCATTGAATCGGCCCGGGAGATCCTGGCCCTTTGCGTCTTCGACGAATCCAAATGTGAAGAAGGCATCGGCCACCTCGAAAACTACCGCAAGGAATGGGATGAGAATCGGGGCTGCTGGAAGGACAAGCCATTCCATGACAGTACATCTCACGGCTCGGACGCCTTTCGATACTTCGCTGTGGCGAAGACCAAGCGCATACGTACCGCATCCACTTCACCTCTGAGAATCTGA
- a CDS encoding ead/Ea22-like family protein — MTDRTELKRLAEAATAGPWYQHGGIMQVLNHDCETVCETFEDDGECPDAQFIAAANPAAVLALIAENERLRVDLKSVVRLNNENADLFKAKNDQIKAENEQAKFISRLAYNFDGYKAVLDERDQLRAEVAGLKTGYEAYERVNAELKAEVEALRKAGFADAFYKVSEAVGVTGARAVSPMQVFEAEILPAIEAAVKDAERYRFVSQLAWYVDQAAYIYDVGNQKAVWSDQREAVDADQIEDAIDEVMREEPTQ; from the coding sequence ATGACTGACCGTACCGAACTGAAGCGGCTGGCCGAGGCTGCAACTGCCGGCCCTTGGTATCAGCACGGCGGAATCATGCAGGTGCTGAACCATGACTGCGAAACGGTATGCGAGACGTTTGAGGATGACGGGGAGTGCCCTGACGCTCAGTTCATCGCCGCCGCCAACCCTGCAGCAGTCCTGGCCCTGATAGCCGAGAACGAGCGGCTGAGGGTGGATCTGAAGTCTGTCGTCCGCCTCAATAACGAAAATGCCGACCTGTTCAAGGCAAAAAACGACCAGATCAAGGCCGAGAACGAACAGGCCAAGTTCATTAGTCGACTCGCCTATAACTTCGATGGCTACAAGGCTGTACTGGATGAGCGCGACCAGCTCCGCGCCGAAGTCGCAGGCCTAAAGACCGGCTACGAAGCCTACGAGCGGGTGAATGCTGAGCTGAAGGCTGAGGTCGAGGCGCTGCGGAAGGCAGGATTCGCTGATGCGTTTTACAAAGTTTCTGAAGCCGTCGGCGTCACCGGTGCTCGCGCTGTATCACCAATGCAAGTGTTCGAGGCTGAGATTTTACCGGCGATTGAAGCCGCGGTGAAGGACGCAGAGCGGTATCGGTTCGTCAGCCAGCTTGCTTGGTACGTCGATCAGGCTGCCTACATCTACGACGTGGGCAACCAAAAGGCGGTCTGGTCCGATCAGCGCGAAGCCGTCGATGCCGATCAGATAGAGGATGCGATTGACGAGGTAATGCGAGAGGAGCCAACCCAATGA
- a CDS encoding replication protein P, protein MKPASQLMATMGNLPAVEPRQPLQVTPQTAEVVNDLFRRLRGIFPAWRQAWPSTEALDAAKAEWIKEFADEGIRTLEQIEFGIQKCRKLKKPFAPSVGEFIAMCAPGPEDFGMPAVGDAWIEALMTTYSHEAVKLAAEATGLFDLRGARQEDKGLRARFDRNYEIILRRAQAGQPLDGRIATGIGHDSQKTDFELSNELADQQTQARILQQGIPADGKSARELLMAKFGKNKTQEQRP, encoded by the coding sequence ATGAAGCCAGCCAGTCAACTGATGGCGACCATGGGCAACCTGCCTGCTGTGGAGCCGCGCCAGCCTCTCCAGGTGACGCCGCAAACGGCAGAAGTGGTTAACGACCTGTTCCGTCGCCTGCGCGGGATATTCCCGGCATGGCGCCAGGCCTGGCCATCCACCGAAGCGCTCGACGCCGCCAAGGCCGAGTGGATCAAGGAATTCGCTGACGAGGGCATCCGCACCCTGGAGCAGATCGAGTTCGGTATCCAGAAGTGCCGCAAGCTCAAGAAGCCTTTCGCGCCGAGCGTTGGTGAGTTCATCGCCATGTGCGCACCCGGGCCAGAAGACTTCGGCATGCCGGCTGTTGGTGATGCCTGGATCGAGGCGCTGATGACCACGTACAGCCATGAAGCGGTAAAGCTGGCCGCCGAGGCTACCGGTCTTTTCGATCTGCGAGGCGCCCGCCAAGAAGACAAGGGCCTGCGCGCCAGGTTCGATCGCAACTACGAAATCATCCTTCGTCGTGCCCAGGCCGGGCAGCCACTCGATGGTCGGATCGCCACCGGTATCGGTCACGACAGCCAGAAGACCGACTTCGAACTCTCCAACGAGCTGGCCGACCAGCAAACCCAGGCACGAATCCTCCAGCAAGGCATCCCGGCCGACGGAAAGTCCGCCCGTGAGCTGCTGATGGCCAAGTTCGGCAAGAACAAGACTCAGGAGCAGCGGCCATGA
- a CDS encoding type II toxin-antitoxin system Phd/YefM family antitoxin, which yields MQNILADVAVSVSELKKNPSAVLSGANGSAVAVLNHNRVMGYMVPADIYEAMVERLDDLELAQVAKARLDAKAAPIRVSLDDLIGEAEADIANGR from the coding sequence ATGCAAAATATTCTGGCTGATGTGGCCGTCAGCGTATCCGAGCTCAAAAAGAACCCGTCGGCAGTGCTGAGCGGCGCCAATGGCTCGGCCGTGGCCGTACTGAACCACAACCGCGTCATGGGCTACATGGTCCCGGCTGATATCTACGAAGCCATGGTCGAACGCTTGGACGACTTGGAGCTGGCACAAGTAGCCAAGGCCCGACTCGACGCCAAGGCAGCGCCTATCCGTGTATCGCTCGACGATCTCATTGGCGAGGCCGAGGCCGATATCGCTAATGGCCGCTGA
- a CDS encoding DUF4055 domain-containing protein produces the protein MSNDPNATLPAVDRMRAYWAVVAPLMDGTQGMRRAGKALLPQFPAEHDDTYKERLALSTLLPVYAETINNMTSRVFAEPLQLGEDIPESIQALCSDIDLAGNDINSWAVELFRDGMSHGLCHAFIDHQSTVDAEGNKLYKTKIEEVAAGVRPYAVIVKPHQVLGWRFSAGVLVQVRYIEVIEVPDGEFGTKCVDQIRVLEPGSWKTYRSANGKAWAIFEEGTTSLTYIPWVTFYTGRTGSMTAKPPLLELAYLNVKHWQSQSDQDNLLHVARVPLLFVFTGDEQFQLVISSGSATRMPADGNAKYVEHTGAAIDSGRQSLQDLIDEMRMAGAKLLQRDKQQVKTAAQANEEAAQELSPLARLAGQFGDCIAQILQIIADYRGEKEGGHVEMRGNFDSDFAPEVSLPSLISMAAAGKISDETLYSEMQRRGVISDELDWEDEKARLEEQGPALGAM, from the coding sequence ATGTCCAACGACCCAAACGCCACGCTGCCAGCGGTGGACCGCATGCGTGCCTATTGGGCCGTGGTTGCGCCGCTGATGGATGGAACGCAGGGGATGCGCAGGGCGGGGAAGGCATTGCTGCCTCAGTTCCCCGCCGAGCATGACGACACGTACAAGGAGCGCCTAGCACTATCCACGCTACTCCCGGTGTACGCCGAGACGATCAACAACATGACGTCGCGGGTGTTCGCCGAACCATTGCAGTTGGGCGAAGACATTCCGGAATCGATTCAAGCGCTGTGCAGTGACATCGACCTGGCTGGCAACGACATCAATTCATGGGCAGTCGAGCTGTTCCGCGACGGGATGAGCCACGGTCTATGCCACGCATTCATTGATCACCAGTCGACCGTAGACGCTGAGGGCAACAAGCTCTACAAGACCAAGATCGAGGAGGTTGCCGCAGGCGTCAGGCCCTACGCGGTGATCGTCAAGCCGCATCAAGTGCTTGGCTGGAGGTTCAGCGCGGGCGTGCTGGTGCAGGTTCGCTACATCGAAGTGATCGAGGTCCCTGATGGCGAGTTCGGGACAAAGTGCGTCGATCAGATCCGCGTGCTTGAGCCTGGCAGCTGGAAAACCTACCGTTCCGCCAACGGCAAGGCCTGGGCGATCTTCGAAGAGGGCACGACCAGCCTCACTTACATCCCGTGGGTGACGTTCTACACCGGCCGCACCGGCTCAATGACGGCTAAACCTCCGCTGCTGGAACTGGCATACCTCAACGTCAAGCACTGGCAGTCACAGAGCGACCAAGACAATCTGCTTCACGTCGCACGTGTTCCGCTGCTGTTTGTGTTCACCGGTGACGAGCAATTTCAACTAGTCATCAGCTCAGGCAGCGCAACCCGCATGCCTGCTGATGGTAATGCGAAGTACGTCGAGCACACCGGGGCTGCAATCGACTCGGGCCGTCAGTCGCTGCAAGACCTGATCGATGAGATGCGCATGGCTGGGGCGAAACTGCTTCAGCGCGACAAGCAGCAGGTCAAGACGGCCGCACAGGCCAACGAAGAGGCAGCGCAAGAGCTATCACCGCTGGCTCGTTTGGCTGGTCAGTTCGGTGACTGCATCGCCCAGATACTCCAGATCATCGCGGACTATCGCGGCGAGAAGGAAGGTGGGCACGTCGAGATGCGCGGCAACTTCGACAGCGACTTCGCTCCCGAAGTAAGTCTGCCGTCACTGATCAGCATGGCAGCGGCCGGCAAGATCAGCGATGAAACCCTGTACTCCGAAATGCAGCGTCGTGGCGTTATCAGCGATGAGCTGGATTGGGAAGACGAAAAAGCACGCCTGGAAGAGCAGGGGCCAGCACTGGGGGCGATGTAA
- a CDS encoding phage holin, lambda family: protein MSTMPEKPDTWAALWVALSNPLWQGAIMAILISLLRVLYDAKETSKRRIFFEALICGGLSLSASSVIEWMAWPSSLSVAAGGAIGFLGVTAIRELVTRFLGRKADSA, encoded by the coding sequence ATGTCGACCATGCCTGAAAAACCAGACACATGGGCCGCACTCTGGGTGGCTCTCAGTAATCCACTGTGGCAGGGCGCAATCATGGCGATCCTCATCTCCCTATTGCGCGTGCTGTACGACGCCAAAGAAACCAGCAAGCGCCGGATCTTCTTCGAGGCGCTGATCTGTGGCGGGCTGAGTTTGTCTGCCAGTAGCGTGATTGAGTGGATGGCCTGGCCATCGAGTTTGTCGGTTGCTGCTGGAGGGGCTATTGGGTTCCTCGGCGTTACTGCCATCCGTGAGCTGGTGACTCGTTTTCTTGGTCGCAAGGCGGATTCAGCATGA
- a CDS encoding LexA family transcriptional regulator: MVQIEEIRAAFASRLKKSVAAKGIDQWGAGARLSEIAKVTPKAASKWLNGEAMPGPAKMQAIAEALDVKIEWLQHGSGDEPGHSSLHMAKDPASADRLSAADLVRDMLEKHGKGLPKEVRQRIASAANEPASNVITVDFSRPGQVGDEVWIAHYDVRAAMGGGQIPHEYPEMLQDIRVSPKHLRDLGLTFKEHFHLKMITGWGQSMAPTIKDRDPLLVDITIREFTGDGIYLFSHNEMLYVKRLQKKGKDRFKMISDNKHHDPEEIRVDDTHILARVLYVWNGQPV, translated from the coding sequence ATGGTTCAAATCGAAGAGATACGCGCAGCGTTTGCCTCTCGCCTCAAAAAATCCGTTGCCGCAAAAGGCATTGATCAATGGGGTGCGGGCGCTCGGCTGTCTGAAATAGCCAAAGTCACTCCAAAGGCGGCGAGCAAGTGGCTGAATGGTGAGGCGATGCCGGGCCCTGCCAAAATGCAGGCGATCGCTGAGGCGCTCGATGTAAAAATCGAATGGCTACAACATGGGTCGGGTGATGAGCCGGGCCACTCGAGCCTACACATGGCCAAAGACCCAGCGAGCGCGGATAGGCTATCTGCCGCCGATCTAGTGCGTGACATGCTTGAAAAGCACGGAAAGGGTTTGCCAAAAGAAGTGCGCCAGCGCATTGCGTCAGCGGCAAATGAGCCAGCGAGCAACGTAATCACCGTTGACTTCTCTCGGCCCGGCCAGGTCGGTGACGAGGTGTGGATTGCCCACTACGATGTGCGCGCCGCGATGGGCGGCGGGCAGATCCCGCACGAATATCCGGAAATGCTCCAGGACATCAGGGTCAGCCCGAAGCACCTGCGCGATCTCGGCCTCACCTTCAAAGAACACTTCCACCTGAAGATGATCACCGGGTGGGGCCAGTCGATGGCGCCGACCATCAAAGACCGAGATCCGCTACTGGTCGACATCACGATCCGGGAGTTCACCGGCGACGGCATCTACCTTTTCTCCCACAACGAGATGCTGTACGTGAAGCGCCTCCAGAAGAAAGGCAAGGACCGCTTCAAGATGATCTCGGACAACAAGCACCACGACCCCGAGGAAATCCGAGTGGATGACACCCATATCCTGGCTCGGGTGCTTTACGTGTGGAACGGACAACCGGTGTGA
- a CDS encoding type II toxin-antitoxin system RelE/ParE family toxin, whose translation MAAEFSVEWDPKALKELRKLDGAIRLQFLRKLQERQSGPRVPGNALHGMKDCYKIKLRGAGYRLAYRVEDERIVILVLAIGKRERSSVYEQAGRR comes from the coding sequence ATGGCCGCTGAGTTCAGCGTTGAGTGGGACCCGAAAGCGCTGAAGGAGCTTCGAAAGCTCGACGGCGCCATCCGCCTCCAGTTCCTGCGAAAGCTCCAGGAGCGACAGAGCGGTCCACGCGTGCCAGGCAATGCGCTTCACGGCATGAAGGATTGCTACAAAATAAAATTGCGCGGGGCTGGGTATCGGCTGGCGTACCGTGTAGAGGACGAGCGAATCGTGATCCTGGTGCTGGCCATCGGTAAGCGCGAGCGAAGCTCGGTGTATGAGCAGGCAGGGAGGCGGTAG
- a CDS encoding DUF1382 family protein — MKRANPAQLRQSFETANTMVKHGIRFVCMPVVDEADFLNLASQAAERFERLALIAEAAEQRT; from the coding sequence ATGAAGCGCGCAAACCCAGCCCAGCTACGCCAATCCTTTGAGACGGCCAACACCATGGTCAAGCACGGAATCCGTTTCGTGTGCATGCCGGTGGTGGATGAGGCGGACTTTTTGAACCTGGCCAGCCAAGCCGCTGAGCGCTTTGAGCGCCTGGCATTGATCGCAGAAGCAGCGGAGCAACGGACATGA